The Candidatus Koribacter versatilis Ellin345 genome has a segment encoding these proteins:
- the panC gene encoding pantoate--beta-alanine ligase produces MRVVRTIAEMQAICRTLHREGKSIGLVPTMGALHAGHISLVRTARTQNDSVVVSIFVNPIQFGPNEDLAKYPRTFEQDCAQLDHEGVDFVFSPGVEEMYPEGTATFVHVDGLSEKLDGRSRPGHFKGVTTVVSKLFHIIPADHAYFGQKDAAQVAVIRKMVRDQNFDIDLMICPIVREKDGLALSSRNAYLDPTQRQQALVLHRALMRVQMLADTGHTDAYYLAEAGRAVIAEEPGAKLDYLEIVDPNTLEPITEIGKGALVAVAAQIGNTRLIDNLVLQAAGNARGPRTS; encoded by the coding sequence ATGCGCGTCGTCCGCACGATTGCCGAGATGCAAGCCATCTGTCGAACTCTGCACCGGGAAGGTAAAAGCATAGGCCTGGTACCCACGATGGGTGCTCTGCATGCAGGGCATATTTCTCTTGTCCGCACCGCGCGCACGCAGAATGACAGTGTCGTGGTCTCGATCTTCGTGAACCCCATCCAGTTCGGACCCAATGAAGACCTCGCGAAATATCCGCGGACGTTCGAACAGGATTGCGCGCAACTCGATCATGAGGGCGTGGATTTCGTGTTCTCTCCTGGTGTGGAGGAGATGTACCCGGAAGGCACGGCGACATTCGTTCATGTCGATGGATTAAGCGAAAAGCTCGACGGGCGTTCGCGACCGGGGCACTTCAAGGGCGTGACGACGGTGGTCTCGAAGCTCTTCCACATCATCCCGGCGGACCATGCTTACTTCGGGCAGAAGGATGCTGCGCAAGTGGCGGTCATCCGCAAGATGGTGCGCGACCAGAACTTCGACATTGATCTCATGATTTGCCCGATCGTGCGCGAGAAAGATGGGCTCGCGCTCAGCTCGCGCAATGCTTATCTGGATCCAACGCAGCGTCAACAGGCACTGGTTCTGCACCGCGCTCTCATGCGCGTACAGATGCTCGCCGACACCGGGCACACCGATGCCTACTATCTCGCGGAGGCGGGACGCGCGGTCATCGCGGAAGAACCGGGAGCGAAGCTGGACTATCTCGAAATCGTCGATCCCAACACGCTGGAGCCGATCACCGAGATCGGCAAGGGCGCGCTGGTGGCGGTGGCAGCG
- a CDS encoding metallophosphoesterase family protein yields MRLRKLLGIFIFLCSTAFAQNVRIAQLSDLHLGLARAPQAADNLRHAVQMINDRGVDAVVVTGDIGEKPSDWDEAREILGRLKAPVYYIPGNHDIHANDFDRYRRVFGDDFYTVRVKNVVIYGLDSEVFGNYDNYDAAKASVPAPGDEAREAKAKMMRWLEESAGRPPSDRDKDKNDRDKDKRKGEKRDHDSDGDDHLVVIGMQHIPIARNGNFPPDARAYWFIPEADRQRECELLKRLGIHDMLVGHWHHHDEYEYCGIRWHVASATSWLTWGGELGFDIFTVAPNGELKDEFVPLGK; encoded by the coding sequence GTGAGACTACGCAAGCTGCTCGGCATTTTCATTTTTCTCTGTTCCACTGCATTCGCTCAGAACGTTCGCATCGCTCAATTGAGCGATTTGCATCTTGGACTCGCGCGCGCACCGCAAGCGGCCGATAACCTTCGGCACGCGGTGCAAATGATCAATGACCGCGGAGTGGACGCGGTCGTGGTCACCGGGGACATCGGCGAAAAACCCAGCGACTGGGATGAGGCCCGCGAAATCCTCGGCCGTCTCAAAGCACCGGTGTACTACATTCCCGGCAATCACGATATTCATGCAAACGACTTCGATCGTTATCGCAGAGTGTTTGGCGACGACTTCTACACAGTGCGTGTGAAAAACGTTGTCATCTACGGGCTCGACTCTGAAGTGTTTGGCAATTACGACAACTACGACGCGGCAAAGGCCTCGGTCCCGGCACCCGGCGACGAAGCACGCGAAGCAAAAGCAAAGATGATGCGTTGGCTGGAAGAGTCCGCGGGAAGACCACCTTCCGATCGGGATAAAGACAAAAATGACCGCGACAAAGACAAGCGGAAAGGCGAGAAACGGGATCACGACAGCGACGGCGACGACCACTTGGTCGTGATCGGCATGCAGCACATCCCGATTGCGCGGAACGGCAATTTTCCGCCCGATGCGCGGGCTTACTGGTTCATCCCGGAAGCCGATCGCCAGCGGGAATGCGAGTTGCTGAAGCGGCTCGGCATTCATGACATGCTGGTCGGACACTGGCACCACCACGATGAATACGAGTACTGCGGCATTCGGTGGCACGTGGCTTCGGCGACGAGCTGGCTGACGTGGGGAGGAGAGCTGGGATTCGACATCTTTACCGTTGCTCCCAACGGTGAATTGAAGGACGAATTTGTGCCGCTTGGAAAATAA
- a CDS encoding PsbP-related protein, giving the protein MRIAALLLLCSTLAFPQAAKTPATPPTKKPSAGPTKPGMSYFCNQDLGYCFDFPLSWKMLGQVYEGYGAVVAPQQAGDQATWANVTVAAVEIPTEEGKNPPTVEDLVTTLVGKMAQQTEAMETARRSEEILAGRSAQLIEVRYNENSQRWNETIVAMDGGDGMFYTIVYKALAADAPKYQKQVEEILKSFRIKE; this is encoded by the coding sequence ATGCGCATTGCCGCACTCTTACTGCTTTGTTCGACCCTCGCGTTTCCGCAGGCTGCGAAAACTCCCGCCACTCCGCCAACGAAGAAGCCGAGCGCGGGGCCGACCAAGCCGGGGATGTCGTATTTCTGCAACCAGGACCTCGGCTATTGTTTCGACTTTCCGTTAAGTTGGAAGATGCTCGGGCAGGTCTATGAAGGCTACGGGGCGGTGGTTGCACCGCAGCAGGCGGGCGACCAGGCAACTTGGGCGAACGTAACGGTGGCGGCAGTCGAGATCCCAACCGAAGAGGGCAAGAACCCGCCAACGGTGGAAGACCTGGTGACCACACTCGTCGGGAAAATGGCGCAGCAGACCGAAGCGATGGAAACGGCGCGCCGTTCGGAAGAGATATTGGCAGGACGTTCCGCGCAATTGATCGAGGTCCGCTATAACGAAAACAGCCAGCGCTGGAACGAGACCATCGTTGCGATGGACGGCGGCGATGGCATGTTCTACACCATCGTGTATAAAGCGCTTGCCGCGGACGCACCAAAGTACCAGAAGCAGGTCGAGGAGATCCTGAAGAGCTTCCGTATCAAGGAGTAG
- the panB gene encoding 3-methyl-2-oxobutanoate hydroxymethyltransferase yields MSIATGDFRSKVTSSTLLDKKSKHDPITCLTAYDYSTARLVDEAGIDMILVGDSLAQTMLGYENTLPVTMDEMLHHTRAVRRAVRHAFLIADMPYASYHVGGRESVRNAARFIKEGGAEAVKIEGGENRAALIDRLLDAEVPVVGHIGLTPQSVHRMGGYKVQGKTIRDIEQLMRDATALDRAGVVALVLEGIPREVAAMITAEVETPTIGIGAGPDCDGQVLVFHDILNLTFAPPAKFVRRYADAAELITGAVKAFRDDVKTGSYPSDDESYHLPKEAQATLEMVQNRKHAMRK; encoded by the coding sequence ATGAGCATTGCCACGGGCGACTTCCGTTCTAAAGTCACGTCGTCGACACTTCTCGACAAGAAATCCAAGCACGATCCAATTACTTGCCTGACCGCCTACGACTACTCCACTGCGCGCCTGGTGGATGAAGCCGGGATTGACATGATCCTGGTGGGCGATTCGCTTGCCCAGACCATGCTGGGCTACGAGAACACGCTGCCGGTCACCATGGACGAGATGCTGCACCACACGCGGGCAGTTCGACGCGCGGTGCGTCATGCGTTCCTGATCGCAGATATGCCGTATGCGTCGTACCACGTTGGTGGGCGCGAATCGGTGCGCAACGCAGCACGCTTCATCAAGGAAGGCGGCGCGGAGGCGGTGAAGATCGAAGGCGGCGAGAACCGCGCTGCTTTGATCGATCGGCTGCTGGACGCGGAAGTTCCGGTGGTTGGGCACATTGGCCTGACACCGCAGTCGGTGCATCGCATGGGCGGCTATAAGGTGCAGGGCAAAACGATTCGGGACATCGAGCAACTCATGCGCGATGCAACGGCGCTTGATCGTGCCGGCGTTGTCGCGCTGGTGCTCGAGGGTATTCCGCGCGAAGTAGCGGCGATGATCACAGCTGAGGTCGAGACGCCAACGATTGGCATTGGCGCAGGGCCGGATTGCGACGGCCAGGTGCTGGTGTTTCACGACATCCTGAACCTGACGTTTGCACCTCCGGCTAAGTTCGTGCGTCGCTACGCGGATGCAGCGGAATTGATTACTGGCGCAGTGAAAGCGTTTCGCGACGACGTGAAGACGGGCAGCTATCCCAGCGATGACGAGTCGTATCACCTGCCGAAAGAAGCGCAGGCGACGCTGGAGATGGTGCAGAATCGCAAGCACGCAATGCGGAAGTAG
- a CDS encoding SBBP repeat-containing protein: MPRHSSLRLLLASLCLLVSFTLPALAQGIDLPLSFEPNLGQSDPAVRFLSHGKGYGIYLSQNTTVLQMGSDRLALQVAGGQAPSAIRGEEPLTGKVNYLRGADRSSWLRGVPTYARVRMSSVYPGVDLVYYGNHRQLEYDFVVHPDADAKQIGFAAKDAELRLNRDGQLTMTAGAAEVHWHAPVAYQEIDGKRHAVEAKYEIAGSMIRFHVGAYDHSHDLVIDPVMVYSTYVGGNGGETGDVGNAIAVDAAGNAYIAGVASSTNFPVTSEAMQPSSRGNDDAFVAKINPQGTGYVYATYLGGGGQDIAWGIAIDGAGNAYVTGQTGSGLHGQAAFPTTAGAYQRTQNANVLNNSVFVAKLSADGTDLLYSTYLTGTNDSTASGIAVDGGGNAYVLTNTAGGFPVSGAAYQKTAGTDQCPYEQFADGQAQVVTKVNATGSALVYSTYVGHGCDYGAGIAVNTAGEAYIVGHTQDSAYPVTSGEVGSTFGGVVDGFVTRLNASGSGIVYSTFLGGSLADFANAVALDSSGYAYIAGGTDGDFPTTSSAYQTTASNNGYRKGFVTKLSPMGKALIYSTYIRGAANVSFSSIAVDKSHYAHVTGYSDGSQYPATSTAVQGTCHQGPSGCLTQAVVTKVNATGSGLLYSSYFGASDASNNYFPGNIGNGIAVDNNGGFYITGRTSAGLKTTSSAAEPSYRSNSNSTDAFVAKFNVYGTSSATKVIVLLPLDGSLVTAKAGVSATALGSSSPVAYMQVYVDGVRKAQVSGSTILTVVSLGTGQHRITAQAINKDSSIAKSTVYVTAK, translated from the coding sequence ATGCCCCGCCACTCGTCGCTTCGCCTGCTGCTTGCCAGCTTGTGTCTCCTCGTGTCTTTCACTTTGCCGGCCCTCGCCCAGGGCATTGATCTGCCACTCAGCTTCGAGCCCAATCTTGGGCAATCCGATCCGGCGGTGCGCTTCTTGTCGCATGGAAAGGGATACGGAATCTATTTGTCGCAGAACACGACAGTTCTGCAGATGGGTTCCGACCGGCTCGCGTTACAAGTCGCGGGCGGGCAAGCTCCCAGCGCAATCCGTGGCGAAGAGCCATTGACGGGCAAAGTGAATTACCTGCGTGGCGCCGATCGTTCGAGTTGGCTGCGAGGGGTTCCGACCTATGCGCGGGTGAGGATGAGCTCGGTGTATCCGGGCGTGGACCTGGTTTACTACGGCAACCATCGCCAGCTGGAATACGACTTCGTGGTGCACCCCGACGCGGATGCAAAGCAGATTGGGTTTGCGGCGAAGGACGCTGAGCTTCGGCTGAACCGCGATGGTCAGCTCACGATGACAGCGGGCGCTGCCGAAGTGCATTGGCATGCGCCGGTGGCTTACCAGGAGATTGACGGCAAACGCCACGCGGTAGAGGCGAAATATGAAATTGCGGGTTCGATGATCCGGTTTCACGTCGGTGCGTATGACCATTCGCACGATCTCGTGATTGACCCGGTGATGGTTTATTCAACGTACGTCGGCGGCAACGGTGGTGAGACGGGCGATGTTGGCAACGCAATCGCGGTGGATGCGGCGGGGAACGCCTACATCGCAGGAGTGGCGTCATCTACCAATTTTCCAGTGACGAGCGAGGCGATGCAGCCGTCGTCGCGTGGGAATGACGATGCCTTCGTGGCGAAGATCAATCCGCAGGGCACGGGCTACGTGTATGCCACTTATCTTGGAGGCGGCGGACAGGACATTGCCTGGGGGATCGCGATTGATGGCGCAGGCAACGCGTACGTCACGGGGCAAACTGGTTCCGGACTGCATGGACAGGCGGCGTTTCCGACGACAGCGGGCGCTTATCAGCGCACGCAAAATGCAAATGTGCTGAACAACAGTGTGTTCGTTGCAAAGCTCAGCGCGGATGGCACCGACCTGCTCTACTCGACGTATCTGACTGGCACGAACGATTCTACGGCGTCGGGAATTGCGGTGGACGGCGGGGGAAATGCTTATGTGCTCACGAACACCGCGGGCGGATTCCCGGTATCAGGCGCCGCATATCAGAAGACGGCAGGCACAGACCAGTGTCCGTACGAACAGTTTGCTGACGGCCAGGCACAAGTGGTCACGAAAGTAAATGCGACGGGATCGGCGCTGGTGTACTCGACGTATGTCGGCCACGGATGCGATTACGGTGCGGGCATCGCGGTGAACACCGCGGGCGAAGCTTACATTGTGGGGCATACGCAGGACAGCGCTTATCCGGTAACAAGCGGTGAGGTGGGATCGACGTTCGGCGGTGTGGTAGATGGATTCGTGACGCGCCTCAACGCGAGCGGAAGTGGGATCGTGTATTCCACGTTCCTTGGCGGTTCTCTAGCTGATTTTGCGAACGCGGTCGCGCTGGATTCTTCGGGATATGCGTACATCGCGGGTGGCACGGATGGCGACTTTCCCACGACTTCGAGCGCGTATCAGACAACGGCGAGCAACAACGGCTACCGCAAGGGATTCGTCACGAAGCTTAGTCCGATGGGCAAGGCGCTGATTTATTCGACGTACATTCGCGGCGCGGCAAATGTGTCGTTCAGTTCGATTGCTGTGGACAAGAGCCACTATGCGCACGTTACTGGCTATTCGGATGGGAGCCAATATCCGGCGACGAGCACGGCCGTGCAGGGCACGTGCCACCAGGGACCGAGTGGCTGCCTGACGCAGGCGGTGGTGACGAAGGTGAACGCGACGGGCTCGGGATTGTTGTATTCGAGCTACTTCGGCGCGAGCGACGCCAGCAATAACTACTTCCCGGGGAACATAGGCAATGGCATCGCCGTGGACAACAACGGCGGGTTCTACATCACGGGGCGCACCAGCGCGGGGCTGAAGACGACCAGCAGCGCGGCGGAACCGAGTTATCGTTCGAACAGCAACAGCACGGATGCGTTCGTGGCGAAGTTCAACGTGTATGGAACGTCTTCGGCTACCAAGGTGATCGTGCTCTTGCCTTTGGACGGATCGCTAGTGACGGCAAAGGCCGGCGTCAGCGCAACGGCTCTCGGGAGTTCCAGCCCGGTGGCGTACATGCAGGTGTACGTGGATGGCGTGAGAAAGGCGCAGGTTTCCGGCAGCACGATCCTAACCGTCGTTTCGCTGGGGACGGGCCAACACCGGATTACAGCGCAGGCGATCAACAAAGACAGCTCGATTGCGAAGAGCACGGTGTACGTCACCGCTAAGTAG
- a CDS encoding deoxynucleoside kinase: MAKLFEPPRYIAVEGPIRVGKSTLAKVVAETLRAQRISEPEDNKFLRSFYEGERGAAFQAQMAFLIKRYEQLRALALPKNPNKVIVSDYIFEKDKIFASLNLDDMEFDVYDRYYKLFHQEIPVPDLVIYLQASTEVLKKRLKKKNAPGEVKVSEEYIEAVNQAYEHFFFHYSASDLLIVNTSDIDFVERSEDLQALLRRVSEPIRGTQYFLPLGQDAANAD; this comes from the coding sequence ATGGCGAAGCTTTTCGAACCTCCCCGGTATATCGCAGTCGAAGGTCCCATCCGTGTCGGTAAGAGCACGCTGGCGAAGGTTGTCGCGGAGACTCTGCGCGCGCAGCGCATTTCGGAGCCCGAGGACAATAAGTTCCTCCGCTCTTTTTATGAGGGCGAACGGGGCGCAGCCTTCCAGGCGCAGATGGCTTTTCTTATTAAGCGCTACGAGCAGTTGCGGGCGCTCGCCCTGCCGAAGAACCCGAACAAAGTCATCGTCTCGGACTACATTTTCGAGAAGGACAAGATTTTTGCCTCGTTGAACCTCGACGATATGGAGTTCGATGTTTATGACCGCTACTACAAACTCTTTCACCAGGAGATTCCGGTTCCCGACCTGGTAATTTATCTGCAGGCCTCGACCGAGGTGCTGAAGAAGCGGCTGAAAAAGAAAAATGCGCCGGGCGAGGTCAAGGTGAGTGAGGAGTACATCGAGGCCGTGAACCAGGCGTACGAGCACTTCTTCTTTCACTACTCGGCGTCGGACCTGCTGATCGTGAATACCTCCGACATTGATTTTGTGGAGCGGAGCGAGGACCTGCAGGCGCTGCTCCGGCGGGTCTCGGAACCCATTCGCGGAACACAATATTTCCTGCCGCTCGGGCAGGACGCGGCGAACGCGGATTAA
- a CDS encoding polysaccharide deacetylase family protein produces MLAPFIGLGALGLASAAGYHTMGPTSQLYGRNFVGLPKGTKKLALTYDDGPNDPYTESILNVLDIHDVKATFFLIGRYVRQRPDLVRRQVVLGHAIGNHTWDHPNLIFSTPHSLRSQLGKTSQEIFDACGQKPTLFRPPFGGRRPGVIQTASSMGMTAVMWNVTCYDWSATSNEKIEAHAARQIRGGDVILLHDGGHKFFGADRNWTVKATDNLIRRYKDEGYEFVTVPEMLSEGIVHRL; encoded by the coding sequence ATGCTGGCTCCATTCATCGGATTAGGAGCGCTCGGCCTCGCGAGCGCCGCCGGATACCACACCATGGGTCCGACCTCGCAGCTCTATGGCCGCAACTTCGTCGGCCTGCCGAAGGGCACAAAAAAACTCGCACTCACCTACGATGACGGCCCCAACGATCCATATACCGAAAGCATCCTCAATGTTTTGGATATACATGACGTCAAGGCCACCTTCTTCCTCATCGGCCGTTATGTCCGCCAACGCCCCGATCTCGTCCGACGCCAGGTAGTCCTCGGCCACGCCATCGGCAATCACACGTGGGACCACCCCAACCTCATCTTCTCCACGCCGCATTCGTTGCGCTCACAACTCGGAAAGACCTCGCAGGAGATCTTCGATGCCTGCGGCCAGAAGCCCACGCTTTTCCGTCCGCCCTTCGGTGGCCGTCGCCCTGGCGTAATCCAGACCGCGAGTTCGATGGGCATGACCGCCGTCATGTGGAATGTGACCTGTTACGACTGGAGCGCTACTTCCAACGAGAAAATCGAGGCGCACGCCGCCCGCCAGATTCGCGGCGGCGATGTCATCCTCCTCCACGATGGAGGTCACAAATTCTTCGGCGCCGATCGCAACTGGACCGTCAAAGCGACGGACAATTTGATCCGGCGGTATAAGGACGAGGGGTATGAGTTTGTGACGGTGCCGGAGATGCTCAGCGAAGGGATAGTCCACAGACTATGA
- a CDS encoding NTF2 fold immunity protein: MKFRWILPFLLLSPIVNGQDKTSGFIPASGFVPDATTAIKIANAVLVPVYGEKQISSELPLRAELEQGTWIVRGTLNCAPPPAHDLPGKKTLSCEGGTAVVRISKSDGKILFMTHYK; encoded by the coding sequence ATGAAATTCCGTTGGATCTTGCCTTTCTTGTTATTGTCCCCGATCGTTAACGGCCAAGATAAGACCAGTGGGTTCATACCCGCGTCAGGGTTCGTTCCCGATGCTACGACTGCAATCAAGATCGCTAATGCTGTCCTCGTGCCCGTCTATGGAGAGAAGCAGATCTCCTCGGAACTGCCGCTGCGGGCAGAACTCGAGCAAGGCACTTGGATCGTCCGAGGAACTTTGAATTGCGCGCCACCACCCGCTCACGACCTGCCTGGAAAAAAGACCCTTTCCTGTGAGGGAGGTACCGCCGTCGTGCGTATCTCAAAGTCAGATGGAAAAATTCTCTTCATGACGCATTACAAGTAG
- a CDS encoding cysteine hydrolase family protein — MNLPRHAVLLIVDVQSGFEDEAHWGPRNNPDAEKNIARMLEAFREAGRPVIFIQHMSQEPNSPLRSSEPGNAIHPLVAPKGERVFQKTVHSAWINTPLERTLRAAAQDTLVVCGLTTDHCVSTTTRMGADMGFTIYLVDDACACHDRKTRDGRTIPAAQVHESELAALHNEFATVTTTDEVLQAVT, encoded by the coding sequence ATGAACCTCCCTCGCCACGCCGTCCTCCTCATCGTTGACGTCCAATCCGGCTTCGAGGACGAAGCCCACTGGGGACCGCGTAACAATCCCGACGCCGAGAAGAACATCGCCCGCATGTTGGAAGCTTTCCGCGAGGCTGGGCGACCGGTCATTTTCATCCAGCACATGTCACAGGAACCGAACTCCCCACTGCGCAGTAGTGAGCCCGGCAACGCCATCCATCCTCTGGTCGCGCCCAAAGGCGAACGCGTCTTCCAGAAGACGGTTCACTCCGCGTGGATCAACACCCCGCTCGAGCGCACCCTTCGTGCCGCCGCCCAGGACACTCTCGTCGTCTGTGGCCTCACCACCGACCACTGCGTCTCCACCACCACGCGCATGGGTGCCGACATGGGTTTCACCATCTACCTGGTGGACGACGCCTGCGCCTGTCACGACCGCAAAACCCGCGACGGCCGCACAATTCCCGCAGCACAGGTGCACGAGAGTGAACTCGCAGCTCTGCACAATGAGTTTGCAACGGTCACAACAACGGATGAAGTTTTACAGGCTGTAACTTAG
- the fusA gene encoding elongation factor G → MKSYEGANIRNVALVGHSHSGKTSLASAMLYTAGATPKLLRVDEGNTVTDYEEEEVARLMTLSAAPAYCEWHNCKINLIDTPGFNLFIHEAEMILPVVDAAMVVVDAVSGVQVVTQKIWQYCEDLAMPRTVVCTRMDRERADFTRVMDSLTAAFGRTVVPVQLPVGAEKSFTGVIDLVKMKAYTYDMGGNGRAKVGEIPANMAEEAKAAHERLVELVAEGDDVLMEEFFSTGTIGEEHIVSGIHNAIRDDKIFPVLFASGLGNMGTDEVLDFIADYMPTAVEKKTVKGEATPNNGAPPERKIADSEPASAYVFKTVNDPFAGRISLFKVFSGVVKNDATLQNFTRNSSEKLAHISAIQGKALTQVNDLHAGDIGAVAKLRETLTGDTLGDKAAPIQYPMVKFAEPAITYAIEPKTRADEDKLSNGIHKMMEEDALLRFFRDPQTKEFLVAGTGQQHIEVVVSKLKKRYHTEVILKAPKVPYRETIRGKADVQGRHKKQSGGHGQFGDCKIKMEPLPRGGNFEFVNDIFGGSIPKNFIPAVEKGIVEAAARGYLAGFPVVDFRVILYDGSYHDVDSNEMSFKTAGRIAFRKAMETAKPTLLEPIMNVEITAPDEFAGGIMGDLNSRRGRIQGMDNKAGSTVVKAEVPMAEMLTYGTDLTSMTQGRGSFTMEMNHYDIVPSAIQEKVVAQAKAERGEVVEEEE, encoded by the coding sequence GTGAAGAGCTACGAAGGCGCAAATATCCGAAACGTGGCCTTAGTGGGCCACTCGCATTCCGGCAAAACCTCGTTGGCTTCGGCCATGCTGTACACCGCGGGCGCCACGCCCAAGCTGTTGCGCGTGGACGAAGGCAACACCGTCACCGATTACGAAGAAGAAGAAGTGGCGCGGTTGATGACGCTGTCGGCGGCTCCTGCCTATTGCGAGTGGCACAACTGCAAGATCAACCTGATTGATACCCCCGGATTTAACCTGTTCATCCACGAAGCCGAAATGATTTTGCCGGTGGTGGATGCGGCGATGGTGGTGGTGGACGCGGTGAGCGGCGTCCAGGTAGTGACCCAGAAGATTTGGCAGTATTGCGAAGATTTAGCAATGCCGAGAACGGTTGTCTGCACGCGCATGGACCGCGAGCGCGCGGACTTCACGCGGGTGATGGATTCGCTGACGGCGGCGTTCGGGCGGACCGTGGTTCCGGTGCAGTTGCCGGTGGGCGCGGAGAAGAGCTTTACCGGCGTGATCGACCTGGTGAAGATGAAGGCCTACACCTACGACATGGGCGGCAACGGCAGAGCCAAGGTCGGCGAGATCCCAGCGAACATGGCCGAAGAAGCGAAAGCGGCGCATGAGCGACTGGTGGAACTGGTGGCCGAGGGCGACGATGTGTTGATGGAAGAGTTCTTTTCGACGGGCACGATCGGCGAAGAGCACATCGTGAGCGGCATTCATAATGCGATTCGCGACGACAAGATCTTCCCGGTGCTGTTTGCTTCTGGCCTTGGCAACATGGGCACGGATGAAGTGTTGGACTTCATCGCGGATTACATGCCGACCGCGGTTGAAAAGAAGACGGTGAAAGGCGAAGCGACACCGAACAACGGTGCTCCTCCGGAGCGGAAGATTGCCGACAGCGAACCGGCGTCGGCGTATGTGTTTAAGACGGTGAACGATCCGTTCGCGGGGCGCATTTCGTTATTCAAAGTTTTCTCGGGTGTGGTGAAGAACGATGCGACGCTGCAGAACTTCACGCGCAACAGCTCGGAAAAGCTGGCGCACATTTCGGCGATCCAGGGTAAGGCGCTGACGCAGGTCAACGATCTGCACGCGGGCGACATTGGCGCGGTAGCGAAACTGCGCGAGACCCTTACGGGCGACACGCTAGGCGACAAGGCTGCACCGATCCAATATCCGATGGTGAAATTCGCCGAGCCGGCGATCACCTATGCCATCGAGCCGAAGACCCGTGCCGACGAAGACAAGCTGTCGAACGGTATCCACAAGATGATGGAAGAAGACGCTCTGCTGCGCTTTTTCCGTGATCCACAGACCAAGGAATTCCTGGTTGCCGGCACCGGACAACAACACATCGAAGTAGTGGTTTCGAAGCTGAAGAAGCGCTACCACACCGAGGTCATCCTGAAGGCTCCGAAGGTGCCGTACCGCGAGACGATTCGCGGCAAGGCCGATGTGCAGGGACGCCACAAGAAGCAGTCGGGCGGCCACGGCCAGTTTGGTGATTGCAAGATCAAGATGGAGCCACTGCCGCGCGGTGGGAACTTTGAGTTCGTGAACGACATCTTCGGTGGCTCGATTCCGAAGAACTTCATTCCAGCAGTGGAAAAGGGCATCGTAGAAGCGGCGGCTCGCGGATACCTTGCCGGCTTCCCGGTGGTGGACTTCCGCGTGATTCTCTACGACGGCAGCTACCATGACGTGGACTCGAACGAAATGTCGTTTAAGACCGCAGGACGTATCGCCTTCCGCAAGGCAATGGAAACCGCGAAGCCGACGCTGCTTGAGCCGATTATGAACGTGGAGATCACGGCGCCGGACGAGTTTGCGGGCGGCATTATGGGCGACCTCAATTCGCGGCGCGGGCGTATCCAGGGCATGGACAACAAGGCCGGCAGCACAGTAGTGAAAGCCGAGGTGCCGATGGCCGAGATGCTGACGTACGGAACTGACCTGACGTCGATGACACAGGGACGCGGCAGCTTCACGATGGAGATGAACCATTACGATATCGTGCCGTCGGCGATCCAGGAGAAGGTCGTGGCGCAAGCTAAGGCTGAGCGGGGCGAGGTGGTGGAAGAAGAAGAGTAG
- a CDS encoding DsbA family protein, whose protein sequence is MLSRLSHLALFLALATAFALAGDTSALKPPKGAKVAIIVFEDLQCPDCARAAPLVHEAAKTYKIPLVQYDFPLPQHNWSFDAAVNARWFDAKSKEIGDQYRLYCFSHQNEITPDNLRSKSEAFATEHKLTFPTFVDPSGSLTAKVKADYDLGQRVGIVHTPTLYVVSNTSRGTPFVEVVDRTQLYTLIDNMLKEADPVPTEKTAAKH, encoded by the coding sequence ATGCTTTCCCGCCTTTCCCATCTCGCTCTCTTCCTGGCCCTGGCCACCGCCTTCGCCCTGGCCGGCGACACCTCCGCCCTCAAGCCGCCCAAGGGCGCCAAAGTCGCCATCATCGTCTTCGAAGACCTCCAGTGTCCCGACTGCGCCCGCGCCGCGCCGCTCGTCCACGAGGCCGCCAAGACCTACAAGATCCCGCTCGTGCAGTACGACTTCCCGCTGCCCCAGCACAACTGGTCCTTCGACGCCGCCGTCAACGCGCGCTGGTTCGACGCCAAGTCCAAGGAAATCGGCGACCAATACCGGCTCTACTGCTTCTCGCACCAGAACGAGATCACGCCTGACAATCTCCGCTCCAAGAGCGAAGCCTTCGCCACCGAGCACAAGCTGACCTTCCCGACCTTCGTCGACCCCAGCGGATCCCTCACCGCCAAGGTCAAGGCCGACTACGACCTCGGCCAGCGCGTTGGAATCGTCCACACCCCCACGCTCTACGTCGTCAGCAACACCTCGCGCGGCACCCCGTTCGTCGAAGTCGTCGATCGCACCCAGCTTTACACCCTGATCGACAACATGCTCAAAGAAGCTGACCCGGTTCCGACGGAAAAAACGGCCGCCAAGCACTAG